A part of Oncorhynchus gorbuscha isolate QuinsamMale2020 ecotype Even-year linkage group LG09, OgorEven_v1.0, whole genome shotgun sequence genomic DNA contains:
- the LOC124043430 gene encoding hepatoma-derived growth factor-like: MPRSNRQKEYKPGDLVFAKMKGYPHWPARINELPEGVVKSPSNKYQVFFFGTHETAFLGPKDLFPYEEGKEKFGKPTKRKGFSEGLWEIENNPTVIHEPMGYEPAKKETPAEGAVEAGGAQKGDAEGSSDEDEGTLVIDEKNDKGVAKRKAGGSSESSPKRPKDTEGKGDSKVDSKKSDSELKLNDKAGHKPTELSSAPGESKPPTEGQLTSEKPVMDSA; this comes from the exons ATGCCGAGGTCGAATAGGCAAAAAGAGTATAAGCCTGGGGATCTCGTGTTTGCGAAAATGAAGGGTTATCCACATTGGCCCGCGAGG ATTAACGAGTTACCCGAAGGAGTGGTCAAGTCCCCCTCCAACAAGTACCAAGTGTTCTTCTTTGGGACACATGAGAC GGCATTCCTGGGTCCCAAGGACCTGTTCCCTTATGAGGAGGGCAAGGAGAAGTTTGGCAAGCCCACCAAGAGGAAAGGCTTCAGCGAGGGTCTCTGGGAAATTGAGAACAACCCTACAGTGATACACGAACCCATGGGCTATGAG CCAGCAAAGAAGGAGACTCCAGCAGAGGGGGCGGTGGAGGCAGGAGGGGCACAAAAGGGGGATGCAGAAGGAAGCAGTGACGAGGACGAAGGGACCCTCGTCATCGACGAGAAGAATGACAAGGGAGTGGCCAAGAGGAAAGCTGGGGGTTCCAGCGAG AGCTCTCCTAAACGACCTAAGGACACAGAGGGCAAAGGTGACTCGAAGGTGGATAGTAAGAAGTCTGACAGTGAGCTGAAGCTTAATGACAAGGCAGGGCATAAGCCCACTGAGCTGTCTTCTGCGCCGGGTGAATCAAAACCACCGACCGAGGGCCAACTAACATCAGAGAAG CCTGTGATGGACAGTGCTTAA